In Clostridium sp. DL-VIII, the following proteins share a genomic window:
- a CDS encoding aldo/keto reductase, whose protein sequence is MEKRKLGRSGLEVSSIGLGCMGMSYGYGTVLDKKEMISLIHKAIEMGITLFDTEEVYGPYINEELLGEALKPYREKVIISTKCGIKVVNGNQVLDGRPEVIRESVEGSLKRLKTDVIDLYYLHRVDNNVPIEAVADTMKELIKEGKIKHWGLSEAGINTIKKAHEICPLTAVESEYSMMWRKPEEELFPLLEELGIGFMPFAPLGKGFLTGAFNKNTEFTKDDLRSQLPRFSSENMESNQVLIDLIYKVAEEKNATPAQIALAWVLAQKSWIAPIPGTTKIHRLEENAGAAEITLTYEDLSKLNDALSKITVVGERYPAGSDMSKRAGK, encoded by the coding sequence ATGGAAAAAAGAAAATTAGGCAGAAGTGGATTAGAGGTATCTAGTATTGGTCTTGGCTGTATGGGAATGAGTTATGGATATGGAACAGTTTTAGATAAAAAAGAAATGATATCACTAATTCATAAGGCAATTGAAATGGGAATTACCCTATTTGATACAGAAGAGGTCTATGGACCATATATAAATGAAGAATTACTTGGTGAGGCATTAAAGCCTTATAGGGAGAAAGTTATTATAAGTACTAAATGTGGAATAAAAGTTGTGAATGGAAATCAGGTACTAGATGGAAGACCTGAAGTAATAAGAGAATCAGTGGAGGGGTCTTTGAAGAGATTAAAAACAGATGTGATTGACTTATATTATTTACATCGTGTTGACAACAATGTCCCTATAGAAGCAGTAGCAGATACTATGAAGGAATTAATAAAGGAAGGTAAGATAAAACATTGGGGGCTTTCAGAAGCTGGAATTAACACAATTAAAAAGGCACATGAAATCTGCCCGCTAACAGCAGTGGAAAGTGAATATTCTATGATGTGGAGAAAGCCGGAAGAAGAATTATTTCCACTCTTAGAAGAACTAGGAATTGGATTTATGCCATTTGCACCACTAGGAAAAGGATTTTTAACTGGTGCTTTCAATAAAAACACCGAGTTTACTAAGGACGATCTTCGTAGCCAACTTCCAAGATTCTCATCAGAAAATATGGAATCAAATCAGGTTTTAATTGATTTGATTTATAAGGTCGCTGAAGAAAAAAATGCTACACCTGCTCAAATCGCTTTAGCATGGGTATTAGCACAAAAATCTTGGATTGCTCCAATACCAGGGACAACAAAAATTCATCGTTTAGAGGAGAATGCAGGAGCAGCAGAAATCACTTTAACTTATGAGGATCTTAGTAAATTAAATGATGCATTATCAAAAATTACTGTAGTGGGAGAGCGTTACCCAGCGGGATCGGATATGTCTAAAAGAGCTGGAAAATAA
- a CDS encoding flavodoxin, translating into MVKSLIAYFSDSGNTEVIANIINDKVKGDLFKIDTVEVYPTNYHEVVEVAKKEKEINSRPKLSTKVENMSSYNVIYIGFPNWWSTMPMGVFTFLESYDFSDKIIIPFCTHGGGGMGNSQVDIKKLCSKSNVLRGFSISGGSVSMSEEVSRCLQKLGMI; encoded by the coding sequence ATGGTAAAAAGTTTAATTGCATACTTTTCAGACTCCGGAAATACAGAAGTAATAGCAAATATAATAAATGATAAGGTAAAAGGTGATTTGTTTAAAATTGATACAGTAGAAGTGTATCCAACTAATTATCATGAAGTAGTTGAAGTGGCTAAGAAAGAAAAAGAAATTAACAGTAGACCGAAACTATCAACTAAAGTAGAGAATATGAGTTCTTATAATGTAATATATATTGGCTTTCCAAATTGGTGGAGCACAATGCCGATGGGTGTATTTACATTCTTAGAATCATATGATTTCTCTGATAAGATTATTATTCCATTTTGTACCCATGGAGGAGGTGGAATGGGTAACAGTCAAGTGGACATAAAGAAACTTTGTTCAAAATCAAATGTTTTAAGAGGATTTTCAATTAGTGGAGGTAGCGTGAGTATGTCAGAAGAAGTATCAAGGTGTCTCCAGAAATTAGGAATGATTTAA
- a CDS encoding aldo/keto reductase — MKRLGFGFMRLPLLDEQDRSKVDLEQVKKMVDIYMERDFSYFDTAHRYHDEMSEPTLREALVKRYPRESYVLTNKITLNYIKKSEDQGLFFQKQLKICGVDYFDNYLVHNMGNNWYKYAKKLGTFEFLQRMKEKGLVKQTGFSFHDTPEVLDEILNDHPEIDIVQLQINYLDWEDGGIQSKKCYEIARKHGKSIVVMEPIKGGNLIQVPDEVKTLLNAYDPEASLASWAIRFAASHEGIFTVLSGMSSLEQLEDNTRCMQDFKLLTNEEFELLKKAADIIRSNTVIGCTNCRYCTTECPKSIAIPDYFAIYNNMKRLDNVGYVVNQKNYYMNLIQTYGKASNCIKCGICEKNCPQHLKIRNLLEDIAEAFENTEKLKYTNTNIVN, encoded by the coding sequence ATGAAAAGACTTGGCTTTGGTTTTATGCGTCTCCCACTTTTAGATGAACAAGACCGTTCAAAAGTGGATTTGGAGCAAGTCAAAAAGATGGTGGATATCTATATGGAAAGAGATTTCAGTTATTTTGATACAGCCCATCGTTATCATGATGAAATGAGTGAACCGACTCTTAGGGAAGCGCTTGTAAAGCGTTATCCTAGAGAAAGTTATGTACTAACTAATAAAATTACATTAAATTATATAAAAAAATCAGAGGATCAAGGATTATTTTTTCAAAAACAACTTAAAATATGTGGAGTAGATTATTTTGATAATTATCTGGTTCATAATATGGGGAATAACTGGTATAAATATGCAAAAAAACTTGGTACTTTTGAATTTCTTCAACGTATGAAAGAAAAGGGGTTAGTAAAACAAACCGGTTTTTCTTTTCATGATACACCAGAAGTGCTAGATGAAATTTTAAATGATCATCCTGAAATAGATATTGTACAGTTACAGATTAATTACTTGGATTGGGAAGATGGAGGCATCCAATCTAAAAAATGTTATGAAATTGCACGCAAACATGGAAAAAGTATTGTTGTTATGGAACCAATCAAAGGAGGAAATTTGATCCAAGTTCCTGATGAAGTAAAAACTTTATTAAATGCATATGATCCAGAGGCTAGTCTTGCATCTTGGGCAATTCGCTTTGCTGCAAGTCATGAGGGTATTTTCACAGTTTTAAGTGGGATGTCAAGTTTAGAGCAACTTGAAGATAATACACGTTGCATGCAAGACTTTAAACTACTAACAAATGAAGAATTTGAATTACTTAAAAAGGCTGCAGATATCATACGTTCAAATACTGTAATAGGTTGTACAAATTGTAGATATTGCACAACAGAATGTCCAAAGAGTATTGCAATTCCAGATTACTTTGCAATATACAATAATATGAAGCGTCTGGATAATGTTGGATATGTGGTTAATCAGAAGAACTACTATATGAATCTTATTCAAACTTATGGTAAAGCATCGAATTGTATTAAATGTGGAATATGTGAAAAAAATTGTCCACAGCACTTAAAGATTAGAAATCTATTAGAGGATATAGCAGAAGCATTTGAAAATACAGAGAAACTAAAGTATACTAACACAAATATTGTGAATTAA
- a CDS encoding flavodoxin family protein yields the protein MIEAAMEAAKEKGSKVQRVDVRDKNICSCKACYKCKDSGKCVQEDDFSQLLNLIHESDGIIAEAPIYYNCMAAQAITVIDRFCCTFSCPSYQLGLKKKVGILLTCTGSSTEEMKRHVNNILTLPSLQRSIEEFKTEVFTNCGSADSCLHNKEYLQHARMIGEWVTE from the coding sequence TTGATCGAAGCCGCTATGGAAGCGGCGAAGGAAAAAGGATCAAAAGTTCAAAGAGTAGATGTGAGGGATAAGAATATCTGTTCGTGCAAAGCTTGTTATAAATGTAAAGATAGTGGTAAATGTGTACAAGAAGATGATTTTTCTCAATTACTAAATTTAATACACGAAAGTGATGGAATTATTGCTGAAGCACCAATCTATTATAACTGCATGGCTGCACAGGCTATTACAGTAATTGATCGTTTTTGCTGTACATTTAGCTGTCCTTCCTATCAACTTGGTTTAAAGAAAAAGGTGGGGATTTTGTTGACCTGTACAGGGTCTTCAACTGAAGAAATGAAACGTCATGTTAATAATATATTAACGCTTCCAAGCCTTCAAAGATCCATTGAAGAATTTAAAACAGAAGTGTTTACAAATTGTGGTTCTGCAGATTCTTGTTTACACAATAAAGAATATTTGCAACACGCTCGTATGATTGGAGAATGGGTTACAGAATAA
- a CDS encoding beta-glucoside-specific PTS transporter subunit IIABC, producing MDYSVIAKKILDKVGGEKNIISVTHCMTRLRFVLKNEEMVSDDQIKAIKGVAGVMKKAGQYQIIIGNDVAKCYQELLKLGNFKDSSNGNPLNKPKQNPVMAILDVISGCMAPIIPAIIGAGMIKVLIIIMGFFVPDTNQTMQLLTVMGDCAFYFMPVLIAYSAGKKFNTNPYMVAAVAGVLLHPNFIALLNNATGGVYFLGIPVTSASYSSTIIPIILTAWGMSYIEKLVEKITPSVTKNFLKPALILLISAPVAFIILGPLGSLIGNGLAVVVLGIQNHASVVAMIIMASAMPFIVMTGMHWAFIPVTMAALATPVGESLMLPAMLISNLAQGSACMAVALKSKNSNMKQIASASGFSALLAGVTEPGLYGVSIPLKRPMAAICIASGITGAFAGFVRLAAHAFATPSIVSLPQFLSPEKSNNIVMAFVTAGIAIVLSFVLTWFMGFEDPVEVEENDKTEDLREQTDAKKKKLDTENLIEGNTIYSPVSGKTIPLSQVNDATFSTEMIGKGFAIIPSEGKVYAPFDGEVAAIFATKHALGLKSDNGIELLIHVGLETVSLNGKHFTAHVKNEQKIKRGDLMLEFDLEAITEDGYETVTPVIVSNTADYSEIISLTDKDVKALEPVMKVM from the coding sequence ATGGATTATTCAGTAATTGCAAAAAAAATCCTGGACAAAGTGGGTGGCGAGAAAAACATCATAAGTGTTACACATTGTATGACCAGGCTTCGTTTTGTATTAAAGAACGAAGAAATGGTAAGTGATGATCAGATAAAAGCTATTAAAGGGGTAGCTGGAGTGATGAAAAAAGCCGGTCAATACCAGATTATCATAGGGAATGATGTGGCAAAATGTTACCAGGAACTCTTAAAACTTGGGAACTTCAAGGACTCTTCAAATGGAAATCCGTTGAATAAGCCGAAACAGAACCCAGTGATGGCGATTCTTGATGTAATATCGGGTTGCATGGCACCTATCATACCAGCAATCATTGGAGCAGGTATGATTAAAGTTTTAATTATTATTATGGGATTCTTTGTGCCTGATACTAATCAGACCATGCAGCTTTTAACGGTTATGGGTGATTGTGCTTTCTATTTTATGCCTGTGCTTATTGCATATTCTGCAGGGAAGAAGTTTAACACGAATCCATATATGGTGGCAGCAGTGGCAGGTGTGCTTTTACATCCGAATTTCATTGCACTCCTTAACAATGCAACAGGAGGTGTGTATTTTCTTGGAATTCCTGTAACGTCGGCCAGCTATTCGTCTACCATCATTCCGATTATCTTAACAGCATGGGGGATGTCCTATATTGAAAAGCTGGTGGAGAAGATTACTCCATCTGTAACTAAGAATTTTTTAAAGCCTGCATTGATTTTACTTATTTCTGCACCAGTAGCATTTATTATTTTAGGACCTCTTGGTTCTCTTATTGGAAATGGTCTTGCAGTAGTAGTACTTGGTATTCAGAACCATGCAAGTGTTGTGGCCATGATTATAATGGCATCAGCTATGCCGTTTATTGTTATGACAGGCATGCATTGGGCATTTATACCAGTGACAATGGCAGCATTAGCAACACCAGTTGGGGAGTCTCTTATGCTTCCGGCTATGTTGATAAGCAATTTGGCACAAGGATCTGCCTGTATGGCAGTAGCATTGAAATCTAAAAACAGTAATATGAAACAGATTGCATCTGCATCAGGATTTTCTGCGTTGCTGGCAGGAGTGACAGAGCCTGGCTTGTATGGAGTGAGTATTCCGCTTAAGAGGCCTATGGCAGCAATCTGTATAGCTAGCGGTATTACCGGTGCCTTTGCTGGATTTGTAAGGCTCGCAGCACATGCGTTTGCAACACCTTCTATAGTGTCGCTTCCGCAGTTCCTCAGTCCTGAAAAATCCAATAATATTGTGATGGCATTTGTGACAGCTGGAATTGCTATTGTACTTTCTTTCGTGCTTACATGGTTTATGGGATTTGAGGATCCGGTAGAAGTAGAGGAAAATGATAAAACAGAAGATTTGAGAGAACAGACAGATGCAAAAAAAAAGAAATTGGATACAGAAAATTTAATTGAAGGAAACACTATATATTCTCCTGTTTCTGGAAAAACAATTCCCTTGAGTCAGGTGAACGATGCTACCTTTTCTACAGAGATGATTGGAAAAGGATTCGCCATTATTCCCAGTGAAGGAAAGGTGTATGCTCCATTTGATGGGGAAGTGGCAGCAATTTTTGCAACCAAACATGCCTTGGGTCTTAAATCAGACAACGGCATAGAACTGTTGATTCATGTAGGATTAGAGACTGTAAGTTTAAATGGTAAGCATTTTACTGCTCATGTAAAAAATGAACAGAAAATCAAAAGGGGCGATTTGATGCTGGAGTTTGATCTAGAAGCAATAACAGAGGATGGATATGAAACGGTTACACCAGTCATTGTTAGTAATACGGCAGATTATTCAGAAATTATATCCCTGACCGACAAGGATGTCAAGGCTCTGGAGCCAGTAATGAAGGTAATGTAA
- a CDS encoding SDR family NAD(P)-dependent oxidoreductase, giving the protein MRTWFITGCSSGIGRGIAKTALNAGNQVVVTARDIEKLKELTDAYPDKAYAVSLDVSKLEDIKHLVKAAYDKFGIIDVLVNNAGYGYRSAIEESEVKFKCCFKLIALDQ; this is encoded by the coding sequence ATGAGGACATGGTTTATTACCGGATGTTCATCCGGGATCGGAAGAGGAATTGCAAAAACTGCACTGAACGCTGGAAATCAGGTAGTGGTCACGGCAAGGGATATAGAAAAATTGAAGGAACTGACGGATGCTTATCCGGATAAGGCTTACGCAGTTTCACTGGATGTCTCTAAATTGGAGGATATAAAACACTTAGTGAAAGCAGCCTATGATAAGTTTGGAATAATAGATGTTCTTGTGAATAATGCGGGTTATGGATATCGTAGTGCCATTGAGGAAAGCGAAGTGAAATTCAAATGCTGTTTCAAGTTAATTGCTTTGGACCAATAG
- a CDS encoding flavodoxin family protein, translating into MKVLLVNGSPHQKGCTYTALTEVAETLNKEGIETEIFWIGNKALNGCIACKVCVTKKKCTFDDRVNEFLDIAADYDGFIFGSPVHFAAAGGAITSFLDRAFYADLNGGRQSFYLKPAACVISARRAGTTATYDQLNKYFGLMQMPIVSSQYWNMVHGATPEQVKQDLEGLQTMRTLGRNMAFLLKCKEAGLKSGVEMPERETGVFTNFVR; encoded by the coding sequence ATGAAAGTATTATTAGTAAATGGAAGCCCACATCAAAAAGGATGTACTTATACCGCATTAACAGAAGTTGCAGAAACATTAAATAAGGAAGGAATTGAAACAGAGATTTTCTGGATTGGGAATAAAGCTTTAAATGGATGTATTGCTTGTAAAGTATGTGTTACTAAGAAAAAATGTACATTTGATGATAGAGTAAATGAATTCCTTGATATAGCTGCAGACTATGATGGATTTATTTTTGGATCACCAGTACACTTTGCAGCAGCTGGTGGTGCAATAACATCATTTTTAGATAGAGCATTTTATGCAGATTTAAACGGAGGCAGACAGTCATTCTATTTAAAACCTGCAGCATGTGTAATATCGGCAAGAAGAGCAGGAACAACTGCAACCTATGATCAATTGAATAAGTATTTTGGATTAATGCAGATGCCAATTGTTTCATCACAGTATTGGAATATGGTTCATGGTGCAACTCCAGAGCAAGTAAAACAGGATTTAGAAGGACTTCAGACTATGAGAACTCTAGGAAGAAATATGGCGTTTTTATTGAAATGTAAGGAAGCAGGTCTTAAGAGTGGTGTGGAAATGCCAGAGAGAGAAACTGGTGTATTTACAAATTTTGTAAGATGA
- a CDS encoding flavodoxin family protein — protein MKVLLVNGSPHEKGCTYTAISEVADTLQKEGIDTDIFWIGKKPLSGCVACGGCKKIGKCVFNDTVNEFMKVATDYDGFIFGSPVHFAAMDGAMKSFMDRAFFSNMGREKNTFMLKPVAAVVSARRAGTTAALDQMNKYFTHGQMPIISSRYWNMVHGNSPEEVRQDDEGMQIMRVLGRNMAWFLKLVEAGEKLSVKRPKQEGKRISTNFIR, from the coding sequence ATGAAAGTGTTATTAGTAAATGGAAGTCCACATGAGAAAGGCTGTACTTATACTGCAATATCGGAAGTCGCAGATACATTACAAAAGGAAGGCATTGATACGGATATATTCTGGATTGGAAAAAAGCCTTTGTCCGGTTGCGTTGCATGTGGCGGTTGCAAGAAGATTGGAAAATGCGTTTTCAATGATACAGTAAATGAATTTATGAAGGTTGCTACGGATTACGATGGATTCATATTTGGTTCACCAGTACATTTTGCGGCTATGGATGGGGCAATGAAAAGCTTCATGGATAGAGCCTTCTTTTCAAACATGGGAAGAGAAAAGAACACTTTTATGCTAAAACCTGTGGCAGCTGTCGTATCTGCAAGAAGAGCGGGAACTACTGCGGCACTAGATCAGATGAATAAATATTTTACACATGGTCAGATGCCTATTATTTCTTCAAGATATTGGAATATGGTGCATGGAAATTCGCCTGAGGAAGTACGACAGGATGATGAGGGAATGCAGATAATGCGTGTCCTTGGAAGAAACATGGCATGGTTTCTAAAATTGGTTGAAGCAGGAGAAAAACTGAGTGTGAAACGACCAAAGCAGGAAGGCAAGCGCATCAGCACAAACTTTATCCGATAA
- a CDS encoding aldo/keto reductase — translation MPDQKECERCVLDAIEVGYRLIDTAQAYGNEEAVGNAVKKCGVPREELFITTKVWIANAGYENAKKSIEESLKKLQLDYLDLLLIHQPFNDYYGTYRAMEELYKEGKLKAIGVSNFYPDRLIDLTKFNEVVPAVNQVETHVFNQQVKAQEVMKKYGVQIQAWAPFAEGKNNLFSNEILKEIGDKYSKSIAQVALRYLIQRGVSVLPKSVSKERMIQNIDVFDFELTKEDMDLIAALDKGESLFFSHYDPQTVEYLTGLVR, via the coding sequence ATTCCAGATCAAAAAGAATGTGAAAGATGTGTACTAGATGCAATAGAGGTAGGTTATCGTCTAATCGATACAGCACAGGCTTACGGTAATGAAGAAGCTGTAGGTAACGCTGTTAAAAAATGTGGTGTTCCAAGAGAAGAATTATTCATCACTACAAAGGTATGGATTGCTAATGCTGGATATGAAAATGCAAAGAAATCTATCGAAGAATCATTAAAAAAACTTCAATTGGATTATTTAGATTTATTATTAATCCATCAGCCATTTAATGATTATTATGGAACTTATCGTGCAATGGAAGAACTATATAAAGAAGGAAAACTTAAAGCAATAGGTGTAAGTAACTTTTATCCAGACAGATTAATCGACTTAACTAAGTTCAATGAAGTTGTTCCAGCAGTAAATCAGGTTGAAACACATGTATTTAATCAACAAGTAAAGGCTCAGGAAGTAATGAAAAAGTATGGCGTTCAGATTCAAGCTTGGGCACCTTTTGCCGAAGGGAAAAACAACCTATTTAGCAATGAAATATTAAAAGAAATTGGAGATAAATATAGTAAGTCAATTGCACAAGTTGCTTTAAGATATCTTATTCAAAGAGGAGTATCAGTGCTTCCTAAATCGGTTAGCAAGGAAAGAATGATACAAAATATTGACGTATTTGATTTTGAATTAACAAAAGAGGATATGGATTTGATTGCTGCTTTAGATAAAGGCGAAAGCTTATTCTTCTCACATTATGATCCACAAACAGTTGAATATTTAACAGGCTTAGTAAGATAA
- a CDS encoding cyclopropane-fatty-acyl-phospholipid synthase family protein, protein SLALGEAYMDNILDIEEGDLYDALDIVLAKLDDFDVNENALSKLIFSSTSKKNQKKEVSSHYDIGNDFYKLWLDETMSYSCAYFKNKDDTLYEAQKNKVDYILKKLQLREGMGLLDIGCGWGYLLIEAAKKYKIHGVGITLSEQQYLKFKERIKEENLEEYLTVELMDYRDLKKSDLKFDRVVSVGMLEHVGRSNYELFFKNVNSVLKDQGLFLLHYISGRKESSGDPWIKKYIFPGGVIPSLREIINIGSELNYYTLDVESLRRHYQKTLLCWYENYNNHIDEISKMFDERFIRMWKLYLAACAASFHNGMIDLHQILFVKGNNNTLEMTREHLYK, encoded by the coding sequence CATCACTAGCTTTAGGGGAAGCTTATATGGATAATATACTTGATATTGAAGAAGGAGATTTATATGATGCTTTAGATATTGTATTAGCAAAACTAGATGATTTTGATGTAAATGAGAATGCATTAAGTAAATTGATATTTTCGTCTACATCTAAAAAGAATCAAAAGAAAGAAGTAAGTTCCCATTATGATATAGGAAATGATTTTTATAAACTTTGGTTAGATGAGACTATGAGTTATTCCTGTGCATATTTTAAAAATAAAGATGATACATTGTATGAAGCACAAAAAAATAAAGTTGATTATATTTTAAAAAAGCTACAATTACGTGAAGGAATGGGTTTACTTGACATTGGATGTGGCTGGGGTTATTTACTAATTGAGGCTGCAAAAAAATATAAAATTCACGGAGTTGGAATTACATTAAGTGAGCAACAATATCTAAAATTTAAAGAAAGAATTAAAGAAGAAAACTTAGAAGAGTATTTAACTGTCGAACTAATGGATTATCGTGATTTAAAAAAGAGTGATTTGAAATTTGATAGAGTTGTAAGTGTCGGAATGCTTGAACATGTAGGTCGTTCTAATTATGAGCTTTTCTTTAAAAATGTAAATTCAGTATTAAAAGATCAAGGACTATTTTTATTACATTACATTAGCGGAAGAAAAGAATCTTCAGGAGATCCGTGGATCAAAAAATACATATTTCCAGGCGGAGTTATTCCTAGTCTGCGAGAAATAATAAATATAGGAAGCGAATTAAACTACTACACATTGGATGTTGAAAGCTTAAGACGGCATTATCAAAAAACATTACTTTGTTGGTATGAAAATTACAATAATCATATAGATGAAATTTCAAAGATGTTTGACGAAAGATTTATTAGAATGTGGAAGCTATATTTAGCAGCTTGTGCTGCATCATTCCATAATGGAATGATTGATTTGCATCAAATATTATTTGTAAAAGGAAATAATAATACATTAGAAATGACTAGAGAGCATTTATATAAATAA
- a CDS encoding carboxylesterase family protein: MKRKGLIKACILGISFILLTGCANNTQTKAESQSEASADEVKAVSQAFVDVSAGTLMGYKEGNVYNFKGIPYATAERFKNPTPITSYENNFHSALTYGEVFTTGQNACKHWAC, translated from the coding sequence ATGAAAAGAAAAGGTTTGATAAAAGCATGTATCTTAGGAATATCATTTATATTGCTAACCGGATGTGCGAATAATACACAAACGAAGGCAGAAAGCCAGAGCGAGGCATCAGCGGATGAAGTAAAAGCCGTATCACAGGCATTTGTAGATGTATCTGCAGGCACATTGATGGGATATAAGGAAGGAAATGTCTATAATTTTAAGGGGATTCCATATGCTACAGCGGAACGATTTAAAAATCCTACCCCGATTACTTCCTATGAGAATAATTTTCATTCAGCACTTACTTATGGGGAAGTTTTCACCACAGGACAGAACGCTTGCAAGCACTGGGCATGTTAA
- a CDS encoding aldo/keto reductase, translating to MKKRKLGNSNLEVSGIGLGCMGMDHAYGQAADREEMIRLIRRAVELGCNFFDTAVVYGKSNEELLGEALAPLRNQVVIATKFGITGQEIVDGKPQNILDSRPESIREQVKGSLKRLKVDCIDLYYQHRVDPKVEPEVVAGVIKELIAEGKIKAWGLSNAPIGYMRRAHAVCPLVAIENQYSMVWREPEKELFDLCEELGISFVAYSPLGNGFLSGKYTKNTKYQEGDFRSFMGRFKPEVMDHNQSLLDLISKVAKSKNVTSAQIVLAWELAQKPYIIPIPGTTKMHRLEENLGADNITLTEEELASINEALSKIDIDETHF from the coding sequence ATGAAAAAACGTAAATTAGGAAATAGTAATCTTGAGGTCTCTGGAATTGGTCTAGGATGTATGGGGATGGATCATGCTTATGGACAAGCAGCAGACCGTGAAGAGATGATTCGATTGATTCGCAGGGCAGTTGAATTAGGATGTAACTTTTTTGATACAGCTGTTGTTTACGGTAAATCCAATGAAGAGTTATTAGGTGAAGCATTAGCGCCATTGAGAAATCAAGTTGTTATTGCTACAAAATTTGGTATTACTGGCCAAGAAATTGTTGATGGAAAACCTCAAAATATCTTAGATAGTAGACCTGAATCTATTAGAGAACAAGTAAAAGGGTCTTTAAAAAGATTAAAGGTTGATTGTATTGATTTATATTATCAACATAGAGTTGATCCTAAAGTAGAACCTGAAGTTGTTGCTGGAGTAATAAAAGAATTAATCGCTGAAGGAAAAATCAAAGCATGGGGATTATCAAATGCACCAATCGGTTATATGAGACGTGCTCATGCAGTATGTCCATTAGTGGCTATTGAAAATCAATATTCAATGGTGTGGAGAGAGCCAGAAAAAGAATTGTTTGATTTATGTGAAGAATTAGGTATTTCATTTGTTGCTTATAGTCCTTTAGGTAATGGATTCTTAAGTGGTAAGTATACAAAGAATACAAAATATCAAGAAGGTGACTTCAGAAGTTTCATGGGAAGATTCAAGCCTGAAGTTATGGACCATAATCAATCATTATTGGATTTAATCTCAAAAGTAGCTAAAAGTAAAAATGTAACATCAGCACAAATCGTATTAGCTTGGGAATTGGCTCAAAAACCTTATATTATTCCGATTCCTGGTACAACCAAAATGCATAGGTTAGAAGAAAATCTGGGAGCTGATAATATAACATTAACGGAGGAAGAATTAGCTAGTATTAATGAAGCTTTATCTAAAATTGATATAGATGAAACACATTTTTAA
- a CDS encoding carboxylesterase family protein: protein MVGNENCQYLNVWTNNLKEDKPVIVFFHGGGLNNGASSELSFYT, encoded by the coding sequence ATGGTCGGCAATGAAAACTGCCAGTATTTGAATGTATGGACGAATAATTTAAAAGAAGACAAGCCAGTTATAGTCTTTTTTCATGGCGGAGGACTGAATAATGGTGCTTCCAGTGAGCTATCCTTCTATACG